Proteins encoded together in one Triticum dicoccoides isolate Atlit2015 ecotype Zavitan chromosome 7B, WEW_v2.0, whole genome shotgun sequence window:
- the LOC119341936 gene encoding phospholipase D alpha 2-like, with translation MAHRLLHGTLHATILEADNLTNPDRATGGAPQIFRRFVEGFEETIGRGKGSTQLYATVDLGKARVGRTRVIAGDPVNPRWYEDFHIYCAHFAADVVFTVKAAQPIGATLIGRAYLPVRELLDAGGQEIERRLDVLDPSKKKIHHGPTIHVRLRFCDVTANSREWGAGLGGARHPGVPYTFFSQRPGCRVTLYQDAHTPDAFAPRIPLSGGRTYQQGRCWEDVFDAISDARHLIYVTGWSVYTEITLIRDGSRPRPGGDATLGELLKRKASEGVRVLMLVWDDRTSVESLGMTWGYMGTHDAETAEYFRGTDVQCVLCPRNPDIGRSAVMGLQTAYMISHHQKIIAVDHDMPVRGSSNRRRIVSFVGGLDLCDGRYDTQFHSLFRTMDTAHHKDFHQPNFVDTSITKGGPREPWHDIHAKIEGPAAWDILYNFEQRWRKQGGDNDLLVDLRALANLIIPPSTVTFPDDQEAWNVQVFRSIDGGASFGFPNTPEQAARSGLVSGKNNTLDRSIQDAYIHAIRRAQHFIYIENQYFLGSSFAWKADDIRPEEIEALHLIPRELSLKIVSKIEAGEHFVAYVVVPMWPEGAPEGGSVQAILDWQRRTMDMMYHDIAIALEAKGIDASPKDYLTFFCLGNREVKRSGEYEPADRPLPGSGYEKAQNARRFMIYVHSKMMIVDDEYIIVGSANINQRSMDGGRDSEIAMGAFQPHHLNTKGQVARGQVHGFRMSLWYEHLGMLHNDFLNPGSRECVQRVNKMADKYWDLYASDELNDDLPGHLLTYPVAVTKDGTVTELPGARCFPDTAAPVLGIKSKHLPPILTT, from the exons ATGGCTCACCGGCTGCTTCACGGCACCCTCCACGCCACCATCCTGGAGGCCGACAACCTCACCAACCCCGACCGCGCCACCGGCGGCGCCCCCCAGATCTTCCGCAGG TTCGTGGAGGGGTTCGAGGAGACGATCGGGCGCGGCAAGGGGTCGACGCAGCTGTACGCGACCGTCGACCTCGGCAAGGCGCGCGTCGGCCGGACGCGGGTCATCGCCGGCGACCCGGTGAACCCGCGCTGGTACGAGGACTTCCACATCTactgcgcccacttcgccgccgacgTCGTCTTCACCGTCAAGGCCGCGCAGCCCATCGGCGCCACGCTCATCGGCCGCGCCTACCTCCCTGTCCGGGAGCTGCTTGACGCCGGAGGCCAGGAGATCGAGCGCCGGCTCGACGTCCTCGACCCGAGCAAGAAAAAGATTCACCACGGGCCCACGATACACGTGCGGCTCAGGTTCTGCGACGTCACTGCCAACAGCCGCGAGTGGGGCGCGGGCCTCGGCGGCGCGCGGCACCCCGGCGTGCCGTACACCTTCTTCTCCCAGCGGCCCGGGTGCAGGGTCACCCTGTACCAGGACGCGCACACCCCGGACGCGTTCGCGCCCAGGATCCCGCTCTCCGGCGGCCGGACATACCAGCAGGGGCGGTGCTGGGAGGACGTGTTCGACGCCATCAGCGACGCGCGCCACCTGATATACGTCACCGGCTGGTCGGTGTACACTGAGATCACGCTGATACGGGACGGCTCCCGGCCGCGCCCCGGCGGCGACGCCACCCTCGGCGAGCTCCTCAAGCGCAAGGCCAGCGAGGGCGTGCGCGtgctcatgcttgtctgggacgacCGCACCTCCGTCGAGTCCCTCGGCATGACGTGGGGGTACATGGGGACGCACGACGCCGAGACGGCGGAGTACTTCCGCGGCACCGACGTGCAGTGCGTCCTCTGCCCGCGGAACCCCGACATCGGCAGAAGTGCTGTCATGGGCTTGCAGACTGCCTACATGATcagccaccaccagaagatcatcgCGGTCGACCACGACATGCCGGTGAGGGGCAGCTCGAACCGCCGCCGCATCGTCAGCTTCGTCGGCGGCCTTGACCTCTGCGACGGTCGCTACGACACGCAGTTCCACTCCCTGTTCAGGACGATGGACACGGCGCACCACAAGGACTTCCACCAACCCAACTTTGTCGACACGTCCATCACCAAGGGCGGGCCGAGGGAGCCATGGCACGACATCCATGCCAAGATCGAAGGTCCGGCCGCGTGGGACATCCTCTACAACTTCGAGCAGAGGTGGAGGAAGCAAGGTGGTGACAATGACCTCCTCGTCGATCTGAGAGCCTTGGCGAACCTGATCATACCGCCGTCGACCGTGACGTTCCCCGATGACCAGGAGGCATGGAATGTGCAGGTGTTCCGGTCCATCGACGGCGGTGCGAGCTTCGGCTTTCCTAACACCCCTGAGCAAGCTGCTCGATCAGGCCTTGTCAGTGGCAAGAACAACACCCTTGACAGGAGCATCCAGGATGCCTACATCCACGCGATACGCCGCGCACAGCACTTCATCTACATTGAGAATCAGTATTTCCTTGGCAGTTCATTCGCATGGAAGGCCGACGACATAAGGCCGGAAGAAATCGAGGCGCTGCATCTGATTCCCAGAGAGCTCTCGCTGAAGATTGTGAGCAAGATTGAGGCTGGTGAGCATTTCGTGGCCTATGTGGTGGTGCCAATGTGGCCGGAAGGTGCTCCTGAAGGTGGATCTGTGCAGGCAATACTGGATTGGCAGAGAAGGACGATGGACATGATGTACCATGACATTGCCATCGCACTTGAGGCCAAGGGGATTGACGCGAGCCCGAAGGATTACCTCACCTTCTTTTGCTTAGGGAACAGGGAGGTGAAGAGGAGTGGCGAGTATGAACCTGCAGATCGTCCATTGCCTGGGTCAGGCTATGAAAAGGCACAGAACGCTCGTCGGTTCATGATCTATGTTCACTCCAAGATGATGATAG TTGACGATGAGTACATCATCGTCGGATCTGCCAACATCAACCAGCGATCAATGGACGGGGGGAGGGACTCCGAGATCGCCATGGGCGCATTCCAGCCGCACCACCTGAACACCAAAGGCCAGGTTGCCAGAGGGCAGGTCCATGGCTTCCGGATGTCGCTGTGGTATGAGCACCTCGGCATGCTGCACAATGACTTCCTCAACCCGGGAAGCCGGGAGTGCGTCCAGAGGGTGAACAAGATGGCTGACAAGTACTGGGACCTCTATGCCAGTGACGAGCTGAACGACGACCTCCCCGGGCACCTTCTCACCTACCCGGTTGCCGTGACGAAGGACGGCACGGTGACAGAGCTGCCCGGCGCGAGGTGCTTCCCCGACACGGCTGCTCCGGTGCTCGGAATCAAATCCAAACACCTGCCCCCTATTCTCACCACATAG